One part of the Microlunatus elymi genome encodes these proteins:
- a CDS encoding ATP-binding protein, which translates to MSDAIDYRRRIVDDVLDERLASDPAILITGPRGCGKTTTASRRVASVVRLDVPGEAEAFRSDPDAAIGRVAGPVLLDEWQQVPEVLAAVRRAVDAGAGPGQYLLTGSMRANRGPSLWPGTGRIARVRMEGLTQSEQRDPDGSNDVMARLLHPSDSLGRSRSKLPDYLDLAVRGGMPAVVLRGRSPLRWYADYLDQFIDRDVPETGTIAEPDRLRRYLVTLAESTAGTPTTSTLLQAARINAKTAARYDVILTEMGILEVAPTWSRNRLSRIVKQGKVYLTDTGLTAAALEVDADDLLADGGLYGRITDAFVAAQIRPALAVGSIARRLYHLRDQGGRHEIDLILDLGRRGIVAIEIKAAASVTPQDARHLAWLRDQLGDQFASGLVLHTGPDGYELGDRIVAAPISFLWS; encoded by the coding sequence TTGTCTGACGCCATCGACTATCGGCGACGCATCGTCGATGACGTCCTGGACGAGCGCTTGGCAAGCGATCCCGCGATCTTGATCACGGGACCTCGCGGATGCGGCAAGACGACCACCGCATCGCGCAGGGTAGCCAGTGTCGTACGGCTCGACGTGCCCGGCGAAGCTGAGGCATTTCGAAGCGATCCGGATGCCGCAATCGGTCGGGTAGCGGGCCCAGTTCTGCTCGACGAGTGGCAACAAGTGCCGGAGGTGCTCGCGGCCGTGCGACGAGCCGTGGACGCAGGCGCGGGCCCGGGCCAATATCTGCTGACCGGAAGCATGCGGGCCAACCGTGGGCCCAGTCTCTGGCCGGGGACCGGTCGGATCGCCCGAGTGCGGATGGAAGGTCTCACCCAGTCCGAACAGCGCGACCCGGACGGGTCGAACGACGTCATGGCACGCTTGCTCCATCCCAGCGACTCTCTCGGCCGTTCGAGATCGAAGTTGCCCGACTACCTGGACCTCGCAGTGCGCGGCGGTATGCCTGCCGTCGTCCTGCGAGGCCGAAGCCCACTTCGTTGGTATGCCGATTACCTCGACCAGTTCATCGACAGGGACGTTCCCGAGACCGGCACCATTGCAGAACCGGACCGGCTTCGTCGCTATCTGGTGACCCTGGCGGAGTCGACCGCAGGGACGCCGACTACGTCGACCTTGCTTCAGGCTGCTCGGATCAACGCGAAGACGGCCGCCCGCTATGACGTGATCTTGACCGAGATGGGCATCCTCGAAGTCGCTCCGACCTGGTCGAGAAACAGGCTGAGCCGAATCGTCAAACAGGGCAAGGTCTACCTGACGGACACCGGTCTGACGGCAGCGGCGCTCGAGGTGGATGCCGACGACCTGCTGGCAGATGGCGGCCTGTACGGCCGGATCACCGATGCTTTCGTGGCTGCCCAAATTCGGCCGGCGCTGGCCGTCGGATCGATAGCGCGACGCTTGTATCACCTGCGTGATCAGGGCGGCCGGCACGAGATCGACCTGATCCTCGATCTTGGTCGCCGGGGAATCGTGGCGATAGAGATCAAGGCTGCCGCGAGCGTGACGCCGCAAGATGCCCGGCATCTCGCCTGGTTGCGTGACCAGTTGGGGGATCAATTCGCCTCCGGTCTGGTCCTGCACACCGGGCCGGACGGATATGAGCTCGGCGATCGCATCGTTGCAGCGCCGATCAGCTTTCTGTGGTCGTAG
- a CDS encoding phospho-sugar mutase, whose amino-acid sequence MSSDLEDVITSWRAQDSDPGTVAELDRLVNAAEDADTEAVRELEDAFGARLTFGTAGLRGALGPGPNRMNRVTVGQAAAGLARYLQDQQLGGGRVIIGFDARHKSQLFATDTAEIMAAAGFDALITAAPTPTPVVAFGIRHFECVAGVVVTASHNPPQDNGYKVYLGDGSQIVPPADADIAAQIDLVSAQPLDRVPRSQDYRVVGDKLINAYLDRATSLIADGTPRSLSWVYTPMHGVGGRIVAEAVSRLGFDEPEVVKEQADPDPDFPTVPFPNPEEPGALDLAIARATEAEADLVIANDPDADRCAVAVSDPSAGNHGWRMLRGDELGVLLADDALRRGVSGRYACSIVSSSLLQTMAADHDQPFQYTLTGFKWIGRVPELAFGYEEAIGYCCDSAAVPDKDGITALLRVLAIATELKADGQTVVGRLNEISARYGVHATDQLSVRVEDMTIIADAMTRLRDHPPTELADQPVTVQDLAAGVDLGPAGVLPPTDGVLITGESIKVVARPSGTEPKLKCYLEARVPTEDRSVDDAQTTAAGVLRQLRKEMAAALGLN is encoded by the coding sequence GTGAGCTCGGATCTGGAGGACGTGATCACGTCCTGGCGTGCTCAGGATTCCGACCCCGGCACGGTCGCTGAACTCGATCGGTTGGTGAACGCCGCCGAGGACGCAGACACCGAAGCCGTACGAGAGTTGGAGGACGCGTTCGGTGCCCGGCTGACCTTCGGCACCGCCGGGCTACGCGGCGCGCTCGGCCCCGGACCGAATCGAATGAACCGGGTCACCGTCGGCCAGGCAGCCGCTGGATTGGCCCGCTACCTCCAAGATCAACAACTGGGCGGCGGCCGGGTGATCATCGGCTTCGACGCCCGGCACAAGTCACAGTTGTTTGCCACCGACACCGCGGAGATCATGGCCGCGGCCGGTTTCGACGCCTTGATCACCGCCGCACCGACGCCGACGCCAGTGGTCGCCTTCGGCATCCGGCACTTCGAGTGTGTGGCCGGCGTCGTGGTGACGGCGTCGCACAATCCGCCGCAGGACAACGGCTACAAGGTCTATCTGGGCGACGGATCGCAGATCGTGCCGCCCGCCGATGCCGACATCGCCGCGCAGATCGACTTGGTGTCCGCGCAGCCACTGGATCGGGTGCCACGGTCGCAGGATTACCGCGTCGTCGGCGACAAGTTGATCAACGCGTACCTCGACCGGGCGACCTCCCTGATCGCGGACGGCACCCCGCGGTCACTGTCCTGGGTCTACACCCCGATGCACGGCGTCGGCGGCCGGATCGTCGCCGAGGCGGTCAGCCGACTCGGCTTCGACGAACCGGAGGTGGTGAAGGAACAGGCCGACCCGGACCCGGACTTCCCCACGGTGCCCTTCCCCAACCCCGAGGAGCCCGGCGCCCTCGATCTCGCCATCGCCAGGGCGACGGAGGCCGAGGCCGACCTGGTGATCGCCAACGATCCCGACGCCGACCGCTGCGCCGTGGCGGTGTCGGACCCCTCGGCCGGTAATCACGGCTGGCGGATGTTGCGCGGCGACGAACTGGGGGTGTTGCTGGCCGATGACGCCTTGCGCCGTGGGGTTTCCGGCCGCTATGCCTGCTCGATCGTGTCCAGTTCACTGCTGCAGACGATGGCCGCCGACCATGATCAACCGTTCCAGTACACGCTGACCGGCTTCAAGTGGATCGGCCGAGTGCCGGAGCTCGCGTTCGGTTACGAGGAAGCGATCGGCTACTGCTGCGATTCCGCCGCCGTACCCGACAAGGACGGCATCACCGCCCTGCTGCGGGTGCTGGCGATCGCCACCGAACTGAAGGCCGACGGGCAGACCGTCGTCGGCCGACTGAACGAGATCAGCGCTCGCTACGGCGTCCACGCCACCGATCAGCTGTCGGTCCGGGTCGAGGACATGACGATCATCGCCGATGCGATGACCCGGCTGCGCGATCATCCGCCGACCGAGCTGGCCGACCAGCCGGTCACCGTCCAGGACCTGGCAGCAGGAGTTGATCTTGGTCCGGCCGGGGTGCTGCCGCCGACCGACGGCGTGTTGATCACCGGCGAATCGATCAAGGTCGTCGCCCGCCCCTCCGGCACCGAACCGAAGCTGAAGTGCTACCTCGAGGCCCGGGTGCCGACCGAGGATCGCAGCGTCGACGACGCGCAGACGACAGCCGCCGGCGTCCTGCGTCAGCTGCGAAAAGAGATGGCAGCCGCCCTCGGCCTCAACTGA